Proteins co-encoded in one Leptospira inadai serovar Lyme str. 10 genomic window:
- a CDS encoding outer membrane beta-barrel protein, protein MKFVKKIFFLLLIQSIAIFPVVGQEEIKTEEAAEKPPEKKTEVNESVRQKSDAIKSEAGKLLDSLDIHGFVDVYYQDNNNQSSGTQTDTSRGFETYNLQFTINLIKLEIQKLADKKDPWGFRLDLMNGTNTIYQEVPRSQTNSINNMNAFQQAYVSFYLDYHKGFTVDVGKMATHMGYERIESKNNPNYTIGAIFFNTTSFLHTGARIKGKITDDWDVAFYLYNSGLGSGYQNASFLTSTNPASNPTNTNIVIDGFRQQKAYGTQIKGNIINDRLIFTYNTLFSSDNPFARQNPSQVYLGQTINSQSGVQNSAPVQSRGKFFQDMWNTNEVILSLGLTENWTVDLDWVHGEKGGSVSTNNSLLQQEYNPNGVINASTLLTGQTTPVHIKSIYNAYGIWSKHKINEKLEINGRFEYIDDKSNNGALISGPGVAGNPAEKQYEKDFYANAADIILQSLNLNPNAPAYGPNSPLTLHTVFVERIDKNQRDYSGFRNYGQYHTLTVTPVLNWTQNLQFKLDVRRDWADGLQFVDSGGHRLNYQNGLTLGIVAKF, encoded by the coding sequence ATGAAATTCGTAAAAAAAATATTCTTCCTTCTATTGATTCAATCTATCGCGATATTCCCGGTCGTCGGACAGGAGGAAATCAAAACCGAAGAAGCCGCGGAAAAACCTCCGGAAAAGAAAACCGAAGTGAACGAATCAGTCCGGCAAAAATCGGATGCAATCAAGTCTGAAGCCGGAAAACTTCTCGATTCGTTGGATATCCATGGATTTGTGGACGTATATTACCAAGATAATAATAATCAGTCGTCCGGAACTCAGACGGACACTTCTCGCGGTTTTGAAACGTACAATCTTCAATTTACGATCAATCTTATCAAATTAGAAATCCAAAAACTTGCGGACAAAAAAGACCCTTGGGGTTTTCGCCTAGATTTGATGAACGGAACGAATACGATCTACCAGGAAGTTCCTCGCAGCCAGACGAATTCCATTAATAACATGAACGCATTTCAACAGGCGTACGTGTCTTTTTATCTGGATTATCATAAAGGATTTACCGTCGACGTCGGAAAGATGGCGACACACATGGGATACGAAAGGATAGAATCTAAGAATAATCCGAATTATACGATAGGAGCGATATTCTTTAATACCACATCTTTCCTACATACGGGTGCGCGCATAAAGGGTAAAATCACCGATGATTGGGATGTCGCATTCTATCTTTATAATAGCGGATTGGGTTCAGGATATCAAAACGCGTCTTTCCTTACTTCTACGAATCCGGCATCCAACCCGACCAACACGAACATAGTGATCGACGGGTTCAGACAACAAAAAGCCTACGGAACACAAATTAAAGGAAATATAATTAATGATAGATTAATATTCACTTACAATACTCTTTTTAGCAGCGATAATCCGTTTGCAAGACAAAACCCGTCCCAAGTTTACTTGGGACAAACGATTAACTCCCAGTCGGGAGTCCAGAATTCGGCTCCCGTTCAATCGCGGGGAAAATTCTTTCAAGATATGTGGAATACCAACGAAGTCATACTTTCCCTCGGATTAACGGAAAACTGGACGGTAGATTTGGATTGGGTGCACGGCGAAAAAGGAGGAAGCGTATCCACGAACAATTCGCTTCTGCAACAGGAATACAATCCGAACGGTGTCATCAACGCATCCACATTATTAACAGGGCAAACTACACCCGTGCATATCAAATCGATTTACAACGCCTACGGAATTTGGTCAAAGCATAAGATCAACGAGAAGCTGGAGATAAACGGAAGATTCGAATACATCGACGATAAAAGTAATAACGGGGCTTTAATTTCGGGTCCGGGCGTCGCCGGTAATCCGGCCGAAAAGCAGTACGAAAAAGATTTTTACGCGAACGCGGCCGACATCATCCTTCAATCTTTGAACTTAAATCCTAACGCACCGGCGTACGGACCCAACAGCCCATTAACTCTGCACACGGTCTTCGTAGAGCGAATCGATAAAAATCAAAGAGACTACTCGGGGTTTCGAAATTACGGACAGTACCATACGTTGACCGTCACACCAGTCCTGAACTGGACGCAAAATCTACAATTTAAACTAGACGTCCGGAGAGACTGGGCGGATGGCCTACAATTCGTGGATAGCGGCGGGCATCGTCTTAACTATCAAAATGGGCTTACTCTTGGAATCGTCGCAAAATTTTAA